DNA sequence from the Agrobacterium tumefaciens genome:
AGGCCTCCAGTTCGGCAATCATCACGTCGGAGCGGAACAGGAAGTTTCCGGAATTCCAGAGATAGCCTTTTTCGAGATAGGAGATCGCCGTCTTCATGTCAGGCTTCTCCACGAAGGCCTCGACCTTGCTCAGATCCTTTTCACCATCGATCGCCTCGCCCGGCTTGATGTAACCATAGGAGGTGCGCGGCTCCGTCGGCACCAGGCCGAAGACGACGATATTGCCCTGATCGGCGGCTTTGGCGCCGAGTTTCACGGCATCGGAAAACTTGTCGGCGTCGAGCACCACATGGTCGGCAGCAAGCGCCAGAACCAGGCATCCGGGTTCGCGGCGCTCGGCCAGCACGGCGGCGGCGGCCATGGCGGCGGCGCTGTCGCGGCGGGCGGGCTCAAGCACCACGGTGGCCGGCAGATCGATCTCCTCCGCCTGACGGCGGGCAAAAAAACGGAAATCCTCGTTGGTGATGACGAGTGGCTCGGAATAAAGCGTTTCGTCACCCACCCGCTGCAGGGTCTGCTGATAGGTCGAAAGATCGCCGACCAGCGGCTGAAACTGCTTGGGCAACTGATCGCGCGAGACCGGCCATAGCCTGGAGCCAGCACCACCGGCCAGAAGAACCGGCGTGATCTTTCGAGTGTACGTGCTCAAAATGAAACCTCTCAACTTTCTATCGCCCCTTGACTTTCGTGATATCGAACGTGAGCTGACGCTTCAAATGCGGCATAGAGCTTTCCACAGCGAATAGAAACAACGTGATTTTTACTTGATGAACCGATGACTGCCAAAATTTTCACGGGTGATGAGCGCATTTGACAAGGGTTCAGAACCACCTGTATAAGCCGCGCACATCTCCGCCCGCGCCAGAAGTTAAGGGCTTAAAGAGGGGCGTATCCCCGATGTGGGTGATTTAGTAACGCTGCATCGGCGTCAACTGCCACTTGGTGGGGCATGAGGATATGTCTGCAAGATGACTGAAGTTTTTTTCGATCTTTCCGAGCTTTTTTTAAATTCAGGCGTGAAATTCAAATATTATGGTATCTCCAGAACTGTGATGGAGGTTGCTTACGAACTGACAAGGTTGGATTCGAGGGTCCGATACGTCATATATTCTCCATATCATGGTCGGTTTTTTGAAGTTTTCCCGAGGGTTGGAGACGCATCACCGACTGGCGTGTTGGACCACAATCTTCCTCCTTCGGCCACTCCTCTTCGGCTGCGTCAGAGCCTCTTCAACAATAACCCCGTAAAATCTTCCGTTTATTGGGCAATTCGAAAGATCGTCGATTTCAGAAACCGGCGGCGATGGGCTACGGTGCCGGATGGTTCGGCTAAGGAGGTCGATCTCTCGGGCCATGTGCTGATCTCCCTGGGCAGGCCCAAGATTATGTCCGACTATCTGGAGGCCCTTGAAGCGCGTGGAACAAAGGTGATCTTCGTCCCACTTCTGCACGACATGATCCCGTTGCATGATTTCACGCACAGGAATCAATTCTCTTTCCCGAAAAATTTTCTGCACGACAATCAGGTGGCGATTAAAGCATCGTCACTCGTTCTCACGAATTCGGAATTCACAGCTCGTGAAGTCATGCATTTTTCGGATAAAGGCGTGTTGCCGCCTGTATCCAAGGTCATTGCCGTGCCGCTTTGCAACGAGCTGCGCCCGACATCAGAGCCCATAGAGAAGCGCGGGCCGTCCGGACGTTACATCTTATGCGTGGGAATCTACAATGGCAGGAAAAATCTGGAATGCGTAGTTGAGGCCATGATGTCACTTCACGAGCGGGGAATGGATGTCCCCAGTCTAGTATTGGCCGGTGCGAGACGTAAACGCGTGGAGAAATTTCTGAAGAATAAGCGATTTATGCCCCTGTCCATGAAATTTCATTTCGTACTCAACCCGAACCAGGCCGAACTGGCGGAATTGTATAAACGTGCATTTGCGCTGGTTCTCCCCAGTCGGATGGAAGGATGGGGCCTGCCCATAAGCGAGGCACTATGGTGCGGAACACCTGCACTGGCGGCGGACGTGCCGGCACTGAGAGAGGCGGGGGGCGACCTGGCGCGCTATTTTGACCCGGAAAAGCCAGATGAGTTG
Encoded proteins:
- a CDS encoding glycosyltransferase family 4 protein, which codes for MTEVFFDLSELFLNSGVKFKYYGISRTVMEVAYELTRLDSRVRYVIYSPYHGRFFEVFPRVGDASPTGVLDHNLPPSATPLRLRQSLFNNNPVKSSVYWAIRKIVDFRNRRRWATVPDGSAKEVDLSGHVLISLGRPKIMSDYLEALEARGTKVIFVPLLHDMIPLHDFTHRNQFSFPKNFLHDNQVAIKASSLVLTNSEFTAREVMHFSDKGVLPPVSKVIAVPLCNELRPTSEPIEKRGPSGRYILCVGIYNGRKNLECVVEAMMSLHERGMDVPSLVLAGARRKRVEKFLKNKRFMPLSMKFHFVLNPNQAELAELYKRAFALVLPSRMEGWGLPISEALWCGTPALAADVPALREAGGDLARYFDPEKPDELADVLGELLVNHAEYEALRLEIAERKPFMRTWHNVASEILSGVKNTLLVT